AACACCGGCCGCAGCGACTCGCGCAACGTCGGGATGCGTGCCTCTCACGGTGCCTATCTCATCTTCTTCGACTCCGACTGCATCATCCCGCCGGACTACTTCGCCACCGTCCGCCGCTACCTCGCCACCGAGCCGGCCGACTGCTTCGGCGGCCCCGACCGCGAGCACCCCAGCTTCACCCCCACGCAAAAGGCCATCAGCTACGCCATGACCTCCTTCTGGACCACGGGCGGCATACGCGGCGGCCGCACCAACCTGGAGAAGTTCAAGCCCCGCACCTTCAACATGGGTTTTTCGCGTGAGGTGTACGAGCGCGTGGGCGGTTTCAAAGACATGTATGGCGAGGACATCGACCTCAGCATCCGCATCCATCAAGCCGGCTTCACCACCCGCCTCTACCGCGACGCCTACGTCTACCACAAGCGCCGCGGCAACCTCCGCAAGTTCTATCGTCAGGTGCACATCTTCGGTCAAGCCCGCATCAACCTCTTCAAGCTCTACCCCGACTCGCTGAAGGCCGTCCACACGCTCCCCGCCGTGTTTGTCCTCGGCAGCGTCGGCGTCCTCGTGTGCGCCGTCGTGCTGTCGCCGTGGTGGTTGCTCCTGCCCGCCTTTTACTTAGTGCTGCTCCTCGTCGACGCCCTCGTCAAGACCCGCAGCCTCAGCATCGCCCTTCGCGCCGTCGCCGCCTCGCTGATCCAGATCTACGGCTACGGGCTCGGCTTCCTCCGCTCGTTTGTCGACAAGATCATCCTCCGCCACGGCCTCGAAGACCTCGAGACGCTCAAACGGGTGTACAAGTAAGGGTTGGCGCATGCATGCTTAATACGTCCCGAGGGGGTATTTAATACCGTCCTGAGAAAATCATTTGGAAATATCATCCTGAAAAAGAAGAAGTTGCTCGACCGTAGGCGTTGGATAGGTAACGAGGTGGAAACGAGCGAAGCGCTTGAGGTTGCTGGAATCTGCACAAACAAAGGGCACTTGTCATTTGAGGGTGCAATGTTACTATGACCATTTGGATTGCAGGTGCTTTGGATGCGATTCTCTCGATTCTGCTTTTCGACTTGGGAGTGTGTGAACGTAGAGCGGATGGGGGCTAAGGCTCATATTCCCCGACCCCGCTTCTTCTTTTTCATGCCTTGGTTCCTTAATCGACGTTGCCATGAGATCTCGGCGTAGTCGACTCCATGTGTCTGTAGGAGTGTGCCCTCTCCGGTCTTTGAAAGAAAGCTTCCCGCAGCGTCTAAAGCGGTGTCCACAGCGGAGCCTGTGACTTGCGCGATAGGAGGACCGTCTTTCGTATGGATCATGAAGGAATGGCCGGAGGGGGTGATGGGCTTCTGCGCATTGCCGGTCTCGAACTGTTTCGGCAGGGTGCGAAAACCGAACTCACGACTGATCTCGGAGGCCTTGAAACTGTGGCCGCCGTAGGTGAACTTCAGCCCGTAGACTTTCCCCTGCTTGTTCTTCATGCGCTCGATCGTGACGCCACTTCGGTGGAGTTCGTAGAGAAACATGGAGTGACCCGACAGGCCTTTTCCTTTGTGCTTCTCGAGCAGGGCATAGCAGATGTTCCGAACCTGCTGCTTCGTTTGTTCCCTTGCGGGATCGGCTTGGGCTTTCCGATGTAGTCGCGCGGATCGGACTTCGTTGGCGATGGTCAGCCCGTACTTGCGACTGAGTTTTTCGGCTACTCTGGCGGCTCGGTTACTGACGAAGGTGGTATCGTAGACCTGTCCACCGAGGCTGATTCGATTGGCAATGATGTGGATGTGAAGATTGTCGGTGTCTTTATGCGTGACAGCCACCCACTGGTGATCGTCTAACCCCATCTGTTTGGCAAAGAGGAGGACGAGGCGGTTCAGGGTCTTGAACGTCATCTGCGGCTCGTCCTGCGGGGCGATGCCGATCTCGATGCGCAGGAACTTGTTTTTGCAGCGACTGTTGTAGTCGCCGACGAGCTTCATCTCCTCGTGGATCTCCTTTGGCGTTTCGCCACAGAGGTTGTGGAGGGCGAGGACGCGGCCGAGCTTTCCCTCTCGAAAAACGTACTCCAGCGCGTTGCCTCCGTGCGCGATGGCCTTACACTTTGCGATCATGGTCTTCAATATTTAAGCGCTTAAACACCTCATCGGGGACCCGATAGCGAGGGCTGAAGAACCGCTTAAAAGCGATCTTGGCGTAGGTGGCGAGGGCCTTCGTCGCGTCTACCCAGGAGACGTCTTTGACCTTAATCAGGTTAGAAATGTGCGCGTAGAATAGTGCCGTCTGACGGAGGATGGCAAGCGCCTCCTTCTCGTTGTCGCCTATCGGAGGGACGGCGGTGACGGATCCTCCCAGCAACATTTCGCGACAGTAGTCGGAGTACTTCCGCCCTGCGTTCGTGGCTCTCGAGCGGATCCGTTCCTTCTCTTCGGCCGTACATCTGACCTTGATAAAGGCGGTCTTGTTCGGTTTCTTGTCTTCCTTCTTGTTGTACTTTTTCATGTGGATAGGTCTTTTCTGTGGTGCTTATACTATGGTTGGGGCCGATGAGAACGGATGTGATTACGGCCCTCTCACACGTCCGGACAGGGCGAGGGAGCAAGCGCAGTTTGTGGGAACAAACTGACGTCTTGCATTACCGTCGTCACGCTCCGTTACATACCCTATAATGTTTCTTACAATCACAGCTTGCTGTGCATTCAAAAGCTTGCTGCATGCTTAGCACGTAATTCGATCGTGGACTCTTCGATGGATCTGTGTACTTGGATTACAGCTTCCGCCATTCCTCGATCTCCCCGGCGTAGTCCTCCAAATGGGCGCGCACGATGTGCTCCACGAAGCTCGAGAGGTTGGCGCCCCTGTCTCCCAATCGACGGACAACGAAGTCGGCGCGCTCCTGTGTCGCCCGACTCAAATAGACAGCCCGGCGATCTGTCAGCTTGGCAGGGACAAGGAAGGCTTGCTTGTAAGCCTCCAGCGTCCCTCGCCTCATTTTCGTGCTGATGCGTTTCGGTGTGAGTGCACTCTCGGCATGCACGGCCTGCTCGGATGGCTCTGCTTCCTGTGGATGCGTTTCTCCCAAATAGACGTCGAGAAACTCCCGGTCAGTTTTGTTGGTGTTTTTCTCTTTCATGGTTGCTATCTCCTTTTCTGTTTGATTGTGTGGGTTGGTTTGGTTGTGATAGGAGCTTGTCCTTGTTGTCCTCGTAGGCGACAGACGCGGCTAACATGAAACTCGTTGAGATCCTTGCATCCGCGGTAGTGCACGGACATGTCTTCCACCTGGAACCCGGCGTCGATGAATGCGCTCAGGGTTCGTCTTCCAGCTTCGTCGTTATCGAGGAAGGCGCGGAGTGCCGTGATATGTCGCTCGCGCAGGTAACGAATGCACCGCCCGACGTTCGCCACGGAGTTCATCACGAGGCAATGGCTGTCGACCTTTTCTTTCATTGAAAGGAAGGAGAGGAAGTCCATAAAGCCTTCGAAGAGGCAGACTGGCTGCCGCCCGTCGGAAAAGATTGGTGTAATGTCCTTCGGAGCCAGCGTTCCTTTGAATAACCCGGCGCCCCTGAGCTCGTAGCCGCCCGAGACATTGGTAAAGCCGATGACTTCGTACTCCCGTCCCCTCACTTCGTAGCGGACGCATCTGAGGAAGGGCCAGGCCCGACCGAGGTCGATGCTCCGCTCTTTTGTCAGGTAGTCTTGTAAATGTGGCGGAAGGTCATCCGATATGCCGATCAATTTTCTTCCTCCGTCTGTTCTCTCTGGAGTATGACGGTGGGATTCCGTCCGCGGGTAATCGCTTGTCCTGCAACCGAAAATCATCTGCCCCAAACAGCGGATGGCCTCCGGAAAGGTGCACCTCTCGAGCCGCATATAGAGGTCGATGATGCTTCCTCCGCGGCCTTCGGCGTAATCAATCCACAGGTTCCTCTCGGTATCCACCTTGAAGCTCGGGTGGCGTTCATCCCGCAGCGGCGAGCGATACATCGTGTAGGTCGCCAGCCGTCGGACGGGCGTGATGCCTTTACTTTCCAAGTACGCCGTGATGGGATACCGCTTGATGGTCGATAGGTTTTCTTCTTTCACGGTGATTAAACATTGAGATGGGTAATGAAATGGTGTGGTGTTTTATTGGAATGCAAGTGATTTAAGATCAAACGCCCGTACTTTTTGGCTTCTTCTTACTACAAACTACAATCGCCATAATCGATTGTTTTCCAATAGCATTCATGCAAATAGAAGTCACTACGCGGCTGACTACATGTTGCTACTACAGATTTGAAGGAGGGGACAGGGGAGGATCTTTCGTATTTTGTAGACATACAGTGGACTACCGCCGTTTCGCCGTCGGCTGACCTTGAGGTATCCGGCCTTTTTCAACGCCTCTCCCATACGTTTGGCCGTGAGCGGCTGGCGCGTGTAGGTGCCGAGGTAAGTCAAGATTTCGGTCGTTGTCAGGTAGGAGTAATCACTGTCTGTGGTCGGCAGCTCGAAGCAGCGCAACAGGAGCTCCATCTCCGCAGTCTGCACTTGGAACGCCTCACTTTCGCGGTACAACTCCGCGATCTCCTCGTCGTTGAACCAATACCGATAGCCCGATTCCAACAGCGATTTTGCCTCCGCATAGACGGCGTCCATCGAGACGCTCCTTGCCCGATCGATGTCGATGGAGAGCACCTCGAAGGGCAGGAAGCGCCTGCTGCCGGTGGGGTCGGTGAGGAAGTCGTTGCCGTTCACCGAGGCCACGAAGCTCGCCATGTGGGGGTGCTCCTCCACGTGCTTGTCGTAGGGCATGCGGTACTTGACCATCGGACAGGTGATCAGGTTTTTCAGTTCGTTTTCATCCCGTTTGTTGAGCGCCTTGAGCTGGTCGTCGATGTTGATAATGAGGTTCTGCCCGACGTAGGTCAGCGTGTCTTTTTCCTGCGGATAGATTTTGCCGGTATAGCTGTAATCGTGCAGCTTAGGCGGGCAAAGCAGGTCGAGAAACGTCGTCTTGAATCGCCCTTGTTCACCGGTTAAGACCAGGCAGGTGTGGTTGCGACACTCGCGGTCATCCATTGCGTTGGCAACTACAGCTACAAGCCATTTTGTTAGATACAGCAGCCATTTCTCCTGGTTACGGACAACGACGCAGTCGGCTAATTCACGGATGGCATGCGCCGCTGATTTATCCGGAACAGCGGCGGGCAA
The sequence above is drawn from the Tannerella serpentiformis genome and encodes:
- a CDS encoding glycosyltransferase is translated as MNPTPFFSIIVPIYNRPDEARELLESLAAQTDGDFELVLVEDGSTRPCTAEVEAFRSRLTIHYIVKPNTGRSDSRNVGMRASHGAYLIFFDSDCIIPPDYFATVRRYLATEPADCFGGPDREHPSFTPTQKAISYAMTSFWTTGGIRGGRTNLEKFKPRTFNMGFSREVYERVGGFKDMYGEDIDLSIRIHQAGFTTRLYRDAYVYHKRRGNLRKFYRQVHIFGQARINLFKLYPDSLKAVHTLPAVFVLGSVGVLVCAVVLSPWWLLLPAFYLVLLLVDALVKTRSLSIALRAVAASLIQIYGYGLGFLRSFVDKIILRHGLEDLETLKRVYK
- a CDS encoding plasmid mobilization protein; this translates as MKKYNKKEDKKPNKTAFIKVRCTAEEKERIRSRATNAGRKYSDYCREMLLGGSVTAVPPIGDNEKEALAILRQTALFYAHISNLIKVKDVSWVDATKALATYAKIAFKRFFSPRYRVPDEVFKRLNIEDHDRKV
- a CDS encoding VapE domain-containing protein — encoded protein: MPEYTACLDAGDAHHTFTPENSSQPAMKKQADRSNINVDKTPDNGGRSSKNGEIEAYLARHYMFRYNTVWGRAEYRGREDTQFVKVGRYEINTLRRELDNEAGITTSPDNLYSIIESSFSPRVNPIQAYFKALPAAVPDKSAAHAIRELADCVVVRNQEKWLLYLTKWLVAVVANAMDDRECRNHTCLVLTGEQGRFKTTFLDLLCPPKLHDYSYTGKIYPQEKDTLTYVGQNLIINIDDQLKALNKRDENELKNLITCPMVKYRMPYDKHVEEHPHMASFVASVNGNDFLTDPTGSRRFLPFEVLSIDIDRARSVSMDAVYAEAKSLLESGYRYWFNDEEIAELYRESEAFQVQTAEMELLLRCFELPTTDSDYSYLTTTEILTYLGTYTRQPLTAKRMGEALKKAGYLKVSRRRNGGSPLYVYKIRKILPCPLLQICSSNM
- a CDS encoding toprim domain-containing protein, whose protein sequence is MKEENLSTIKRYPITAYLESKGITPVRRLATYTMYRSPLRDERHPSFKVDTERNLWIDYAEGRGGSIIDLYMRLERCTFPEAIRCLGQMIFGCRTSDYPRTESHRHTPERTDGGRKLIGISDDLPPHLQDYLTKERSIDLGRAWPFLRCVRYEVRGREYEVIGFTNVSGGYELRGAGLFKGTLAPKDITPIFSDGRQPVCLFEGFMDFLSFLSMKEKVDSHCLVMNSVANVGRCIRYLRERHITALRAFLDNDEAGRRTLSAFIDAGFQVEDMSVHYRGCKDLNEFHVSRVCRLRGQQGQAPITTKPTHTIKQKRR
- a CDS encoding relaxase/mobilization nuclease domain-containing protein, giving the protein MIAKCKAIAHGGNALEYVFREGKLGRVLALHNLCGETPKEIHEEMKLVGDYNSRCKNKFLRIEIGIAPQDEPQMTFKTLNRLVLLFAKQMGLDDHQWVAVTHKDTDNLHIHIIANRISLGGQVYDTTFVSNRAARVAEKLSRKYGLTIANEVRSARLHRKAQADPAREQTKQQVRNICYALLEKHKGKGLSGHSMFLYELHRSGVTIERMKNKQGKVYGLKFTYGGHSFKASEISREFGFRTLPKQFETGNAQKPITPSGHSFMIHTKDGPPIAQVTGSAVDTALDAAGSFLSKTGEGTLLQTHGVDYAEISWQRRLRNQGMKKKKRGRGI
- a CDS encoding DUF3408 domain-containing protein, coding for MKEKNTNKTDREFLDVYLGETHPQEAEPSEQAVHAESALTPKRISTKMRRGTLEAYKQAFLVPAKLTDRRAVYLSRATQERADFVVRRLGDRGANLSSFVEHIVRAHLEDYAGEIEEWRKL